ATAATTTTGGGTGAAAATTCTCAGTATGATTTAGAAAAAGAAATTTTGCTTTTAGAAGAGGGAGAGATAAAATTAAAAGAAAAAGTAAGGTTATTAGGGAAAAAGATTGAAATTGACAATAAAAATAATTTTCTTTATTCTTATTTAGCAACAAAAATTATGAATTATGGTGAGCAAGAAAAGATAATAAATTCCTTAAATTGTGATACCCTTTTTTACGATTTTAAAAAGGATACCGGATGGGCAAAAGGTAACGTGAATTATGTTGATAGTTTTGGTGAAGTAAAAGGTGAACATGCTTCTTTTGTTTTGGAAGAAGAAGCGGTTAAAGAGGTAACTTTTATTGGTAAAGTTTTTCTTTCTTTTTGTAAAGAAAATAATAAAATTGAATTAGAATGTAAGAAAATTAAATTTGATTTTACCAACAATGATTTAAAGGTTGCTTACGGTGAAGAGATCGTATTGGGCAAGACTTATTTTAAAAAGCAATGAGTTTAATAGTGGAGAATATTTCCAAGAGATATGGTAAAAGGTTGGTATTAAATAATGTGAGTTTGAAAGTAGAAAAAGGTGAGATTGTTGGTCTTTTAGGACCGAATGGTGCTGGTAAAACAACTACCTTTCATATAATTATGGGATTTGTGAAACCTGATAATGGCAAAATCAATTTTTGGGAAAAAGATATTACTCTTTTACCTTCCTATCGAAGAGCAAGATTAGGGATTAGCTATCTGACACAAGAGCCTTCAGTTTTTTTAAAATTGAGTGTCGAAGATAATCTCAAAGGAATAATGGAACTATTAGGTTACAAAAAAGCAGAGATTGAAGAAAGGGTTTCTTTTTTGCTAAACAAATTAGGGTTAGATTATTTAAGAAAGGAAAAAGCCAAAAATTTATCGGGTGGTGAAAGGAGAAAAGTGGAGATTGCGCGCGCCTTAACTATTCGTCCTCATTTTCTTTTGTTAGATGAGCCTTTTACCGGTATTGACCCCATTTATCGTAGTGAAATCCAAGAGATAATTTTAAATTTAAAAGAAGAAAAGATTGGTATTTTGATCACCGACCACAATGTTCGAGAAACTTTAGAGATTACTGATTATTCTTATCTTATTTATCAGGGAGAAATTCTCTTTTCGGGCACAAAAGAGGAACTGGTTAGCAATGAAAAGGTTAGAAAAGTTTACTTAGGAGAAAAATTTCGAGTATGAAACAAGAATTTAGGTTAGAGCAAAAATTAATATTGACACCACAATTGCTTTTAAATTTGAAACTTTTGGCATTGCCTATCTTAGATTTAGAAATGGTAATTGAGCAGGAACTCGCTACCAATCCTTGTTTAGAAGCAGAAGAAGAGGAAAAAGAGATTGAAGAAATATCGGAAGAAGAGAAAAGAGATAATGAGGATGAATTTTCGCTT
This genomic window from candidate division WOR-3 bacterium contains:
- the lptB gene encoding LPS export ABC transporter ATP-binding protein; translated protein: MSLIVENISKRYGKRLVLNNVSLKVEKGEIVGLLGPNGAGKTTTFHIIMGFVKPDNGKINFWEKDITLLPSYRRARLGISYLTQEPSVFLKLSVEDNLKGIMELLGYKKAEIEERVSFLLNKLGLDYLRKEKAKNLSGGERRKVEIARALTIRPHFLLLDEPFTGIDPIYRSEIQEIILNLKEEKIGILITDHNVRETLEITDYSYLIYQGEILFSGTKEELVSNEKVRKVYLGEKFRV